In one window of Bdellovibrio bacteriovorus W DNA:
- a CDS encoding molybdopterin oxidoreductase (COG5557 Polysulphide reductase) produces MIKRSPLVLGNKSLKDVTDDICAPLERFPSKGWMAMFLGAKTLLLAYIAVLATVVGVGIGLLGVNNPVYWGTMIVTFVFWIGIGHAGTLISAVLFLFRQKWRTSVARTAEAMTVFAVMTAGLFPLLHTGRPWLDYWLFPYPNQRGPLWVNFRSPLLWDVFAVSTYATVSITFWYIGLIPDFATIKDRAKNAFRRKVYGALSLGWRGTAKNWSHYEMLYLILAGLSTPLVLSVHTIVSFDFAVSNLPGWHTTIFPPYFVAGAIFSGFAMVVTLMTLVRIGFPEFKNYVTLDHMEVMNKIIMCTGMLVGYAYAAEFFIAWYSGNEYERFVFINRAFGPYGWSYWIMVSCNVLIPQLFWFRKLRRSIPVMFVVSIFVNIGMWFERFVIVTTSLHRDFLPSSWGMYAWSWFDTGVLVGSFGMFLTIFLLYLRVFPAISIAEVKPVLHVGYDDKGGEH; encoded by the coding sequence ATGATTAAGCGTAGTCCATTAGTCCTTGGAAATAAGAGTTTAAAAGATGTGACCGACGACATCTGTGCTCCCTTAGAAAGATTTCCTTCTAAGGGGTGGATGGCTATGTTCCTAGGAGCAAAAACATTGCTCCTAGCATACATCGCGGTTTTAGCTACCGTCGTAGGTGTGGGGATTGGACTTCTAGGGGTTAACAATCCGGTTTACTGGGGAACGATGATCGTAACTTTCGTTTTCTGGATCGGTATTGGTCACGCCGGAACGCTAATTTCTGCAGTTCTATTTTTATTCCGTCAGAAGTGGAGAACCTCCGTTGCTCGTACAGCAGAGGCCATGACCGTATTTGCGGTTATGACAGCGGGTCTATTCCCATTACTTCACACAGGTCGTCCTTGGTTGGATTACTGGTTATTCCCGTATCCAAATCAACGTGGTCCGTTGTGGGTGAATTTCCGTTCACCACTATTGTGGGACGTTTTCGCCGTATCTACATACGCGACGGTTTCTATCACATTCTGGTATATCGGTTTAATCCCTGACTTTGCTACAATTAAAGATCGCGCGAAAAACGCTTTCCGTCGTAAAGTTTACGGAGCTCTTTCTCTTGGTTGGAGAGGGACTGCTAAAAACTGGAGCCACTACGAGATGCTATATCTGATCCTAGCGGGTCTTTCGACTCCACTAGTTCTTTCAGTTCATACAATCGTATCTTTCGACTTCGCGGTTTCTAACTTGCCAGGTTGGCATACAACGATCTTCCCTCCGTACTTCGTTGCGGGTGCGATATTCTCTGGATTCGCGATGGTTGTTACGTTGATGACATTGGTGCGTATTGGATTCCCTGAGTTCAAAAACTACGTAACTCTAGATCATATGGAAGTGATGAATAAGATCATCATGTGTACAGGTATGCTAGTAGGGTACGCTTACGCTGCTGAGTTCTTCATTGCATGGTACTCTGGTAACGAATACGAGCGTTTCGTATTTATCAACCGCGCGTTTGGTCCTTACGGTTGGTCATATTGGATCATGGTTTCTTGTAACGTTTTGATTCCACAACTTTTCTGGTTCAGAAAACTACGCCGTTCTATCCCTGTGATGTTCGTTGTTTCTATCTTCGTTAACATCGGTATGTGGTTTGAGCGTTTCGTGATCGTGACAACTTCACTTCACAGAGACTTCTTGCCATCAAGCTGGGGAATGTACGCTTGGTCGTGGTTCGATACTGGAGTCCTTGTTGGATCATTCGGTATGTTCTTAACAATTTTCTTGCTCTATTTGAGAGTCTTCCCTGCGATCTCTATCGCGGAAGTGAAGCCTGTTCTTCATGTAGGTTATGATGATAAAGGAGGGGAACACTAA
- a CDS encoding hypothetical protein (COG2010 Cytochrome c, mono- and diheme variants) has translation MKGLVNLSMAAAAAIAAMTLVSCGPRGNKPNVELIQDMMESPAIKAQEFEAGAPHNRGMRVPPEGTTPVGFEHYKYATDVEGASKNLRNPLAGKMDEATLLVGQKFYETNCTICHGAKGEGGVAAGSTVSEKMALKPPAVISDKVKGWTDGHLYHVITMGQGVMGPYASHIPQEYRWQVVNYIRFLEKQSK, from the coding sequence ATGAAGGGTCTTGTGAATTTATCAATGGCTGCAGCAGCTGCTATTGCTGCGATGACTTTAGTGAGTTGTGGTCCGCGCGGTAACAAACCGAACGTGGAACTTATCCAAGACATGATGGAATCTCCGGCTATTAAAGCTCAAGAGTTTGAAGCGGGTGCTCCACATAACCGTGGAATGAGAGTTCCTCCTGAGGGAACAACTCCTGTTGGGTTTGAACACTATAAGTACGCAACTGACGTTGAAGGTGCTTCGAAAAATCTTAGAAATCCACTTGCTGGAAAAATGGATGAGGCGACTTTACTTGTAGGGCAAAAGTTCTATGAAACAAACTGCACAATCTGCCATGGCGCTAAAGGCGAGGGCGGAGTTGCTGCGGGATCTACAGTTTCTGAAAAAATGGCTTTGAAGCCACCTGCAGTTATTTCTGACAAAGTGAAGGGTTGGACTGATGGTCACCTTTACCATGTTATTACAATGGGCCAAGGGGTGATGGGACCATATGCTTCTCACATTCCACAAGAGTACCGTTGGCAGGTTGTTAACTATATTCGCTTCTTAGAGAAGCAGTCGAAGTAG
- a CDS encoding putative molybdopterin oxidoreductase, which produces MGENNQVNLHVSKFVTPAKLKTLSFALVAIGLLTFVVGLMKNQDRLWTSYLVAFFFFSSMALSGLFWIALNNVAKAGWSVSIRRYAEATSAFIPAILIGGLVLLVGFKHLFPWANQAFLDEHPVVAAKTGYLNTGFFVVRLFIFAIGCMLFKRVIVGGSLKQDQTGDQSITARAVAPAVGFIGFFALMYTFFSFDLLMSLLPTWYSTIFGIYTFSGMFQAGMAFLLIVIILMRRAGFVKGYVTEEHQHDVAKYLKGFSIFWAYIAFSQFMLIWYANIPEETEYYIMRAQGGWMSVSMLLLVFRFIVPFLALMPRGMKRNDTNVLLVSAIVLIMQYVDIYWMVYPNFFEGQVVFGFWEVGIFAGFAGLFLLTVTAFWAKHSLVPLKDPRMHEAISHHVTY; this is translated from the coding sequence ATGGGCGAAAACAATCAAGTTAATTTACACGTTTCTAAATTCGTAACTCCTGCAAAGCTTAAGACTTTAAGCTTTGCTCTAGTTGCAATCGGTCTTTTGACTTTTGTTGTAGGACTAATGAAGAACCAAGATAGACTTTGGACTTCATACCTAGTTGCATTCTTCTTCTTCTCAAGCATGGCTTTGAGTGGATTGTTCTGGATTGCTCTTAACAACGTAGCAAAAGCAGGATGGTCAGTTTCTATCCGTCGTTACGCGGAAGCAACATCTGCATTTATTCCAGCAATTCTAATTGGTGGTTTGGTGCTTTTAGTTGGTTTCAAACACTTGTTCCCATGGGCAAATCAAGCATTCCTTGATGAGCACCCGGTGGTAGCTGCAAAAACTGGATATTTGAACACAGGATTCTTTGTAGTTCGTTTATTCATCTTTGCAATCGGTTGTATGTTGTTTAAACGTGTGATCGTAGGTGGATCTTTGAAGCAAGACCAAACTGGTGATCAAAGCATCACTGCAAGAGCTGTAGCTCCAGCGGTAGGCTTTATCGGTTTCTTTGCACTTATGTACACATTCTTCAGCTTTGACCTTCTTATGTCATTGCTTCCAACTTGGTACTCAACGATTTTCGGTATCTATACTTTCTCTGGAATGTTCCAAGCGGGTATGGCTTTCCTTTTGATCGTGATTATCTTGATGAGAAGAGCTGGCTTTGTAAAAGGCTATGTAACTGAAGAACACCAGCACGACGTTGCGAAATACCTAAAAGGTTTCTCAATTTTCTGGGCGTACATTGCATTCTCTCAGTTCATGTTGATTTGGTACGCAAATATTCCTGAGGAGACTGAGTACTACATCATGAGAGCGCAAGGTGGCTGGATGAGCGTTTCTATGCTTCTTCTAGTATTCCGCTTTATCGTTCCTTTCTTGGCTCTAATGCCAAGAGGTATGAAGCGTAACGATACAAACGTATTGTTGGTGTCTGCGATCGTACTTATCATGCAGTACGTAGATATTTACTGGATGGTTTATCCAAACTTCTTCGAAGGCCAAGTAGTATTTGGTTTCTGGGAAGTAGGTATCTTCGCTGGTTTTGCGGGTCTGTTCTTGTTAACAGTAACTGCATTCTGGGCTAAGCACAGCCTAGTACCGTTGAAAGATCCTCGTATGCACGAGGCAATCTCTCACCACGTTACTTACTAG
- a CDS encoding outer membrane lipoprotein Blc (COG3040 Bacterial lipocalin) — translation MKAWQRIVLLFILFATPGSRSLGLPSNMPALATSQMLGKWYEIAATPQSYQRQCRNNSALELFELPDKELKVLNTCIQFNEEKFIAEGRGRLLNSQENPQISITYIRFFDWIHLLGTDLQILNFDKNENYMVVGNREKRLGWILSRDEELSLPDLKHIAQTLRQHKLDPCRFFIQPQSRGLQERSSLCDLF, via the coding sequence ATGAAGGCTTGGCAACGGATTGTCCTCCTTTTCATTCTCTTCGCCACCCCAGGGAGTCGTTCCTTGGGGCTCCCCTCTAACATGCCTGCCTTGGCAACTTCTCAGATGCTGGGGAAATGGTATGAGATCGCGGCCACCCCTCAAAGCTACCAAAGGCAATGCCGCAATAACTCCGCTCTCGAGCTCTTTGAACTTCCCGATAAAGAACTCAAAGTCCTCAATACCTGTATTCAGTTCAACGAGGAAAAGTTCATCGCTGAAGGTCGAGGTCGACTGCTTAACTCGCAAGAGAATCCGCAAATATCCATTACTTATATTCGTTTTTTTGACTGGATTCATCTTCTTGGAACAGATCTTCAAATTCTCAATTTCGACAAAAATGAGAATTATATGGTTGTTGGAAACAGGGAGAAACGCTTGGGCTGGATCTTGTCGCGGGATGAAGAGCTTTCTTTACCTGACTTAAAACATATCGCTCAGACTCTTCGTCAACACAAGCTAGACCCGTGCCGCTTTTTCATCCAACCGCAAAGCCGAGGGCTTCAAGAGAGATCGTCTCTTTGTGATCTATTTTAG
- a CDS encoding hypothetical protein (COG0441 Threonyl-tRNA synthetase) — protein sequence MSIGPRLAKETLGVKIDGSNEISDLRTPLKDQAKVALITTKSPESVEVIRHSTAHIMAQAVQEIWPEVKVTIGPVIENGFYYDFDSPFAFTEEHFEKIEKKMAEIVAKDLPIKRENWPIQKAIETFKQMNERFKVELIEDLASKGETVVGIYFNGEGWFDLCRGPHIQSTGQIKAFKLLSVAGAYWRGDEKNAQLQRVYATAFGDKKDLELYLHNLEEAKKRDHRKLGKELGMFMFHEYAPASPFFTGKGATVYNQLVNYIRELYLSYDYQEVITPQIFDVELFKRSGHYQNYKDSMYFTKVDDQIDALKPMNCPSHCLMFGAEKHSYRELPLRMADFGRLHRYEKSGSIHGITRVRTFCQDDAHIFCTLDQLKVEISRFVEMLNKIYQTLGMPNYKILLATRPENRMGGDDVWDRSEGALADALTELNLPFEYSPGEGAFYGPKLEFHFVDALGRSWQTGTIQVDFNMPEAFDLKYTGEDNKEHRPVMLHRAVLGSLERFIGVYLEHTAGHLPPWLSPIQVAILNVTDRVNEFCEELQGQLKGMGVRVEFDRRNEKLNYKIREAQMQKIPYMVIVGDKEAETKTLSLRLRDGSEHKGLDVEQFLKLVENDIKTRQLQSSLAKPAAQN from the coding sequence ATGTCAATTGGCCCACGTTTAGCCAAAGAAACCTTGGGTGTTAAAATTGATGGGTCCAACGAAATTTCAGATTTAAGAACTCCTTTAAAGGATCAAGCGAAAGTCGCTTTGATCACCACCAAGAGCCCAGAGTCTGTGGAAGTGATTCGTCACTCAACAGCGCATATCATGGCTCAAGCAGTTCAAGAAATTTGGCCAGAAGTAAAAGTGACCATTGGTCCAGTGATCGAAAATGGTTTCTATTACGATTTCGATTCTCCGTTTGCTTTTACAGAAGAGCATTTTGAAAAGATTGAAAAGAAGATGGCAGAGATCGTCGCTAAAGATCTTCCGATCAAGCGCGAGAATTGGCCGATTCAAAAAGCGATAGAGACGTTCAAACAAATGAATGAGCGTTTCAAAGTTGAGTTGATCGAGGACTTAGCTTCTAAAGGTGAGACGGTTGTAGGTATTTACTTCAACGGTGAAGGTTGGTTTGATCTTTGTCGTGGACCGCACATTCAGAGCACGGGGCAGATCAAAGCTTTTAAACTTTTATCGGTGGCGGGTGCTTACTGGCGCGGGGATGAAAAAAACGCTCAACTTCAGCGTGTCTACGCAACAGCCTTTGGTGATAAGAAAGATCTTGAGCTGTATCTTCATAACTTGGAAGAGGCTAAGAAACGCGATCACCGCAAGCTTGGTAAAGAACTTGGTATGTTCATGTTTCATGAATATGCACCGGCTTCTCCGTTCTTCACAGGCAAGGGTGCTACGGTTTACAACCAGCTTGTGAATTACATCCGTGAGCTTTACCTGTCGTACGACTATCAAGAAGTAATCACTCCACAGATTTTTGACGTTGAGTTGTTTAAACGTTCTGGTCACTACCAAAACTATAAAGACAGCATGTACTTCACAAAAGTGGATGATCAGATTGATGCTTTAAAACCAATGAACTGTCCAAGTCACTGCTTGATGTTCGGAGCAGAGAAACACTCCTACAGAGAACTTCCTCTAAGAATGGCAGATTTTGGGCGTTTACATCGTTATGAGAAGTCAGGATCTATTCACGGTATCACACGTGTAAGAACTTTCTGCCAAGACGATGCTCATATCTTCTGTACATTGGATCAGTTGAAAGTTGAGATCTCTCGCTTTGTCGAGATGTTAAACAAGATTTATCAAACTCTTGGAATGCCGAACTACAAGATTCTTTTGGCAACTCGCCCAGAAAATAGAATGGGTGGGGACGATGTTTGGGATCGCTCTGAAGGGGCCCTTGCTGACGCCCTCACAGAGTTGAATTTGCCTTTTGAATACTCTCCAGGTGAAGGTGCGTTCTACGGGCCAAAGCTAGAGTTTCACTTTGTCGATGCTCTAGGTCGCTCATGGCAGACGGGTACGATTCAAGTCGACTTCAATATGCCAGAGGCTTTTGATTTAAAATACACAGGTGAAGATAATAAAGAGCACCGCCCAGTGATGTTACATAGAGCCGTTCTTGGTTCATTGGAGCGTTTCATTGGTGTATATCTTGAGCATACTGCAGGTCACTTACCACCATGGTTGAGCCCTATTCAGGTGGCGATTCTGAATGTTACGGATCGTGTGAATGAGTTCTGTGAGGAGCTACAAGGTCAACTTAAAGGCATGGGAGTTCGTGTAGAATTCGATCGCCGTAATGAGAAATTGAACTACAAGATTCGTGAAGCTCAGATGCAGAAGATCCCATACATGGTTATTGTAGGGGATAAGGAAGCAGAGACGAAAACTCTTTCTTTGCGCTTAAGAGATGGATCTGAGCACAAAGGTTTAGATGTTGAACAGTTTTTAAAGTTAGTAGAAAACGATATTAAGACAAGACAGCTACAGTCTTCACTTGCGAAGCCTGCAGCTCAAAATTAG
- a CDS encoding translation initiation factor IF-3 (COG0290 Translation initiation factor 3 (IF-3)) has protein sequence MLGVMTVPEALRIAEDKGLDLLEIAPTATPPTCKIMDYGKYKYEKKKQATAARKKQTVVTIKEVQMRPRTDQHDFETKMNHARRFILEGDKVKVSLRFMGREMAHQELGMEVLKRCIAFVEDIALVESQPKSEGRNMFLMLAPDPAKIKEYEKAHPNKSKQDTKKLDELTDVEDDEDEE, from the coding sequence ATGTTGGGCGTGATGACTGTTCCTGAGGCGTTACGTATTGCGGAAGATAAAGGCCTCGATCTTCTTGAGATTGCTCCTACAGCGACTCCACCGACTTGTAAAATTATGGACTACGGTAAGTACAAATACGAGAAGAAGAAGCAGGCGACTGCGGCTCGTAAAAAGCAAACTGTAGTAACAATTAAAGAAGTTCAAATGCGCCCAAGAACAGATCAGCATGACTTCGAAACGAAGATGAATCATGCGCGTCGTTTTATTCTTGAGGGTGATAAGGTGAAAGTATCTTTGCGCTTTATGGGACGTGAAATGGCCCATCAAGAGCTAGGTATGGAAGTTCTGAAGCGTTGTATCGCATTCGTCGAAGATATCGCTTTAGTTGAGTCTCAACCAAAATCAGAGGGCAGAAATATGTTCCTGATGTTGGCTCCAGATCCAGCAAAGATCAAAGAATACGAAAAAGCGCATCCTAATAAGTCTAAACAAGACACTAAAAAATTGGATGAGTTAACTGACGTAGAAGACGACGAAGACGAGGAGTAA
- a CDS encoding hypothetical protein (COG0457 FOG: TPR repeat) produces the protein MDLMMTKVLSLCTSVILIVGASSALASERVSTSEWAKNWSTQKNKTFSTQSLEAKALSLDLDKKNKSSLDLARKQFAQGQFDQALSNYDKIPRGDDQWLLAVEEKGWAHFRKEDYSKALSQSKTLLAPQFSDIVSPEAYLLQSLSQLRICDYQGVFETHQTFKEKQRNRMIKVQSLSETGFSDAVATVLKKADSFPLTLADLGDSARELPLLIHRDKEFQTQALRIKAAEKALAALPAGSTKLERQIRQSQNRAMTALKKRIKEIALAENEANFKAIQKLNLVEVEAIQRVHTDLGLEADQFEKTKFQKVGSDKLVFMDDGRPWIDELDKYEVATKACVKNIRRKM, from the coding sequence ATGGATCTTATGATGACAAAAGTTCTCTCTCTTTGCACATCAGTCATTCTCATTGTTGGAGCTTCTTCAGCTCTAGCATCTGAGCGTGTCTCTACGTCAGAGTGGGCGAAAAATTGGTCCACTCAAAAAAACAAAACTTTTAGCACTCAATCTCTTGAGGCGAAGGCTCTGTCTTTAGATCTTGATAAGAAAAATAAATCTTCTTTGGATTTAGCTCGTAAGCAATTTGCTCAAGGTCAATTTGACCAGGCTCTGTCAAACTATGATAAAATCCCACGTGGTGATGATCAGTGGCTCTTAGCCGTTGAAGAAAAAGGCTGGGCTCACTTCCGCAAAGAAGACTATTCCAAAGCTTTAAGTCAGTCGAAAACTCTTTTAGCTCCACAGTTTTCTGATATCGTAAGCCCTGAAGCTTACCTTCTTCAGTCTCTTTCACAATTAAGAATTTGTGACTATCAAGGTGTGTTTGAAACACATCAAACGTTTAAGGAAAAACAACGCAATCGTATGATCAAAGTGCAAAGCCTTTCTGAAACTGGCTTTAGCGATGCGGTTGCCACTGTTCTTAAGAAGGCAGACTCCTTCCCTTTAACGTTGGCAGACCTTGGTGACTCTGCTCGTGAGTTGCCATTACTGATTCACAGAGACAAAGAGTTTCAGACTCAAGCTTTAAGAATTAAAGCCGCTGAAAAAGCTTTAGCTGCACTACCTGCTGGTTCGACAAAACTTGAGCGCCAAATCAGACAGTCACAAAATCGTGCGATGACGGCTTTAAAGAAACGCATTAAAGAAATCGCTTTGGCTGAAAATGAAGCAAACTTTAAAGCTATCCAAAAGTTAAACCTGGTGGAAGTTGAAGCGATTCAACGTGTTCATACAGATTTAGGCCTTGAAGCTGATCAGTTTGAAAAAACAAAGTTCCAAAAAGTGGGCTCTGACAAATTGGTATTTATGGATGATGGACGCCCTTGGATTGATGAACTTGATAAATACGAAGTTGCCACTAAAGCGTGTGTGAAAAACATTAGGAGGAAGATGTGA